Proteins from a genomic interval of Sphingobacterium lactis:
- a CDS encoding M56 family metallopeptidase produces METTAIHIGTALGWGIIHSIWQAAIWYIIYCLMNVALKNRSAATKHNLAFAMQVGIMVSFMATFCYFFERLIQEPTFHGFENGIAANQLIQLEQNPLQIERFIPYIVLIYVIGMFFQIGLLIQSILKMRQIRFKGLEGISLEWSELFRTARQKLNIPEGVQLFLSTKIDVPLTLGHLKPFVLFPIAYANKMDINQVEAILLHELAHVKRRDYLINLIKVCIETLMFFNPFVWALSKVIEREREHACDDLVLQHITKPITYAQALMELEELRMAMRPKLAMAATGKRNHLLNRIKRITKMETNYKNVKPQLAALLLSGAALVGLSFIIPGTDTYDQKSTTLENSQVISTVTSTESMTVAPKPLQHPAAPKNQQLAIPAAPAPLANQDTTVLPAEVKATIKNVQAEAEKIQAYYQSPEWKAKIAEIEKNAAKVQEQFTSAEWKAKVEAMEKSGKDVSAYFESDEWKKQMASIEKETAKIQEHFDSPEWKEKMAKITEETKKVTAYFESPEWKEKVKKWSDMHDDPEFKKINEKYHQEVQDLMHKKSKAQ; encoded by the coding sequence ATGGAAACAACTGCTATACATATAGGTACTGCCCTAGGCTGGGGCATTATCCACTCGATTTGGCAGGCCGCCATTTGGTATATTATATATTGCCTGATGAATGTTGCCCTGAAGAATCGATCCGCAGCAACCAAGCACAACCTGGCTTTCGCCATGCAGGTCGGCATCATGGTCAGCTTCATGGCAACCTTCTGCTATTTCTTCGAGCGACTGATTCAGGAGCCCACCTTCCACGGATTTGAAAATGGAATAGCGGCAAACCAGCTGATCCAATTGGAACAGAACCCACTGCAGATCGAACGCTTTATACCTTATATCGTCCTGATCTACGTCATTGGTATGTTCTTCCAGATAGGATTGCTCATTCAGAGTATCCTGAAAATGCGGCAGATCAGGTTTAAAGGATTGGAAGGCATTTCGCTGGAATGGTCTGAACTGTTCAGGACTGCACGGCAGAAACTCAACATCCCCGAAGGGGTACAATTGTTCCTGTCCACGAAGATCGATGTGCCCCTGACTTTGGGTCATCTGAAGCCATTTGTCCTCTTTCCGATTGCCTATGCCAATAAAATGGACATCAACCAGGTGGAAGCCATCCTGCTGCATGAACTTGCCCACGTGAAACGTCGGGATTACCTGATCAACCTCATCAAGGTATGCATTGAGACTTTGATGTTCTTCAATCCGTTCGTCTGGGCGCTCTCCAAAGTAATCGAGCGGGAACGTGAGCATGCCTGCGATGATCTGGTGCTACAGCATATCACGAAACCGATCACTTACGCTCAGGCTCTGATGGAATTGGAAGAATTGCGCATGGCGATGCGTCCGAAGTTGGCCATGGCAGCAACCGGAAAAAGAAATCACCTATTGAACAGAATAAAAAGAATTACCAAAATGGAAACGAATTACAAAAACGTAAAACCGCAGCTTGCCGCATTGCTATTGAGCGGCGCCGCATTGGTCGGCCTGAGCTTTATTATCCCAGGCACTGACACCTATGACCAAAAAAGCACTACCCTGGAAAACAGCCAGGTTATCAGCACGGTAACCAGTACCGAGAGCATGACCGTGGCACCAAAACCACTTCAGCATCCTGCTGCACCGAAGAATCAACAATTGGCTATTCCGGCAGCACCTGCACCACTTGCCAACCAAGACACGACCGTATTACCTGCTGAGGTAAAGGCGACCATCAAGAATGTGCAGGCCGAGGCCGAAAAAATCCAGGCGTATTACCAATCTCCAGAATGGAAGGCTAAGATTGCCGAAATCGAAAAGAATGCCGCTAAAGTACAAGAACAATTCACTTCTGCGGAGTGGAAAGCCAAGGTCGAGGCGATGGAAAAATCAGGCAAGGATGTTTCCGCATATTTCGAATCCGACGAATGGAAAAAGCAAATGGCTAGCATCGAAAAGGAAACCGCTAAGATCCAGGAACATTTTGACTCTCCGGAATGGAAAGAAAAAATGGCCAAGATAACGGAAGAAACCAAGAAGGTAACCGCTTATTTCGAAAGTCCGGAATGGAAGGAAAAAGTTAAGAAATGGTCAGATATGCATGATGATCCGGAGTTCAAGAAGATAAACGAAAAATACCATCAGGAGGTGCAGGATTTGATGCATAAAAAATCCAAAGCACAATAA
- a CDS encoding BlaI/MecI/CopY family transcriptional regulator, whose protein sequence is MKPTDSELEILQVLWDRGDSSVREVFETLDKKDVGYTTILKLMQIMHDKGMVDRDTSARTHIYRAKLVKEEIQEKMLDKMIDAVYNGSTSRLVMQALGNERASKAELDEIKAFLKTLENE, encoded by the coding sequence ATGAAACCAACGGATAGCGAATTGGAAATCTTACAGGTCCTATGGGACCGCGGAGACAGCAGTGTTCGGGAAGTATTCGAAACACTGGACAAAAAGGATGTCGGCTATACGACCATTCTGAAGTTGATGCAGATCATGCACGATAAAGGAATGGTGGATCGTGATACCTCCGCCAGGACACATATATATCGTGCAAAATTGGTCAAGGAGGAAATCCAGGAGAAGATGCTCGATAAAATGATCGATGCCGTGTATAATGGTTCGACTTCGCGACTGGTGATGCAGGCCCTGGGCAATGAGCGGGCCAGCAAGGCGGAATTGGATGAGATCAAAGCTTTTCTGAAAACCCTAGAAAACGAATAG